Proteins encoded by one window of Ochrobactrum sp. BTU1:
- a CDS encoding SDR family oxidoreductase, which produces MNINFRSSGISAERISTRRILVAGGAGFLGSHLCERLLNEGNFVICVDNFSTGRLENLRNLLRYDTFSFVRHDIVNPIDLPVDEIYNLACPASPPQYQADPVHTMKTSVIGSLNLLELAAHYQARIFQASTSEVYGDPQTHPQPEAYWGNVNSFGPRSCYDEGKRSAETLFYDFHKQYGVDIRIVRIFNTYGPRMRPDDGRVVSNFIVQALKREDITIYGDGSQTRSFCYVDDLIEGFSRLMNSPIQKPVNLGNPGEFTVRELAEQIIALTNSSSRIVYRPLPTDDPRQRCPDITLAKRELGWEPQIALVEGLKQTVAYFERQLVRPSGELFEVAK; this is translated from the coding sequence GTGAATATAAATTTCAGATCATCGGGTATATCTGCAGAGCGTATCTCAACACGGCGGATTCTTGTAGCAGGCGGTGCAGGATTTCTCGGTTCTCATCTTTGCGAGCGCCTACTGAACGAAGGAAATTTTGTCATCTGCGTCGATAATTTTTCGACGGGGCGGCTTGAGAACCTGCGCAATCTCCTGCGATACGACACGTTCAGCTTCGTGCGGCACGATATTGTAAACCCGATCGATCTGCCGGTGGACGAGATTTATAATCTCGCATGCCCCGCATCGCCGCCGCAATATCAAGCCGATCCGGTACATACAATGAAGACGAGCGTCATCGGCTCGCTCAATCTGCTCGAGCTTGCAGCGCATTATCAGGCACGGATTTTTCAGGCTTCCACGTCGGAAGTGTATGGCGACCCCCAAACACATCCACAACCGGAAGCCTATTGGGGCAATGTGAACTCGTTCGGCCCCCGGTCCTGCTATGACGAAGGCAAGCGCTCGGCCGAAACACTGTTCTACGATTTTCACAAGCAGTATGGCGTCGACATCCGCATCGTGCGCATCTTCAACACCTATGGCCCGCGCATGCGACCCGATGATGGCCGTGTCGTGTCGAACTTCATCGTTCAGGCCCTCAAGCGCGAAGACATCACCATCTATGGCGACGGCTCGCAGACCCGTTCCTTTTGCTATGTCGATGACCTGATCGAAGGATTTAGCCGGTTGATGAACAGCCCGATTCAGAAGCCCGTCAATCTCGGCAATCCGGGGGAGTTCACCGTGCGTGAGCTGGCCGAGCAGATCATTGCGCTGACAAACTCATCCTCGCGCATCGTCTATCGCCCACTGCCCACTGATGATCCGCGCCAGCGGTGCCCCGACATTACACTCGCTAAACGTGAGCTTGGCTGGGAACCACAGATTGCACTGGTCGAAGGACTGAAGCAGACGGTCGCCTATTTTGAACGCCAGTTGGTCAGACCATCGGGCGAGCTTTTCGAGGTGGCGAAATGA
- a CDS encoding electron transfer flavoprotein-ubiquinone oxidoreductase has protein sequence MFADNELPERESMEFDVVIVGAGPAGLAAAIRFKQINPELSVVVLEKGGEVGAHILSGAVVDPSGIDQLLPGWREEEGHPFKTPVTADHFLLLGPAGSVRLPNFAMPPLMNNHGNYIVSLGNVCRWLGTKAEELGVEIYPGFAATEVLYNDEGAVIGVATGDMGVERDGSHGPNYTRGMALLGKYVLIGEGARGSLAKELIARFKLDEGREPAKFGIGLKELWQVDPSKHKPGLVQHSFGWPLDMKTGGGSFLYHLEDNMVAVGFVLHLNYKNPYLSPFEEFQRFKTHPAIRDTFEGGKRLSYGARAITEGGFQSVPKLSFPGGALIGCSAGFVNVPRIKGSHNAVLSGILAADKIAEALAAGRANDEPIEIENSWRNSAIGKDLKKVRNVKPLWSKLGTVMGVALGGLDMWTNQLFGFSFFGTLKHGKNDAQSLEPAAKHKKIDYPKPDGVLTFDRLSSVFLSNTNHDENEPVHLQVADMKLQQTSEHDVFAGPSTRYCPAGVYEWVDADGNSAADPQAKDVRFVINAQNCVHCKTCDIKDPNQNINWVPPQGGEGPVYVNM, from the coding sequence ATGTTCGCAGATAACGAGCTTCCCGAACGCGAAAGCATGGAATTTGATGTTGTGATTGTCGGCGCAGGCCCTGCTGGCCTTGCTGCGGCTATTCGGTTCAAACAAATCAATCCGGAGCTTTCAGTCGTCGTTCTTGAAAAGGGCGGGGAAGTTGGCGCGCATATCCTGTCGGGCGCCGTCGTTGATCCAAGTGGTATCGATCAGCTTCTGCCAGGCTGGCGTGAGGAAGAGGGGCATCCGTTCAAGACCCCTGTGACCGCCGACCATTTCCTGCTGCTTGGTCCTGCGGGTTCGGTGCGTCTGCCAAATTTCGCCATGCCACCGCTGATGAACAATCACGGCAATTACATCGTGTCACTCGGCAATGTCTGCCGCTGGCTTGGCACGAAAGCAGAAGAGCTAGGTGTTGAAATCTACCCGGGCTTTGCTGCCACCGAAGTGCTTTATAATGATGAAGGCGCTGTAATCGGTGTTGCTACTGGTGATATGGGTGTCGAGCGTGATGGCTCGCACGGTCCAAATTACACGCGCGGCATGGCGCTGCTTGGCAAATATGTTCTGATCGGTGAAGGCGCACGCGGCTCGTTGGCAAAGGAACTGATCGCGAGGTTCAAGCTTGATGAGGGTCGTGAACCAGCCAAGTTTGGTATCGGCCTCAAGGAACTCTGGCAGGTCGATCCATCCAAGCATAAGCCGGGTCTGGTACAGCATTCATTTGGCTGGCCGCTTGATATGAAGACCGGCGGTGGCTCGTTCCTCTACCATCTTGAAGACAATATGGTTGCAGTCGGCTTCGTACTGCATCTCAACTACAAGAACCCTTATCTGTCGCCGTTTGAAGAGTTCCAGCGGTTCAAGACGCATCCGGCGATCCGCGATACATTCGAGGGTGGCAAACGCCTTTCTTATGGCGCGCGCGCGATTACCGAAGGTGGTTTCCAGTCAGTGCCAAAACTGTCCTTCCCGGGTGGTGCGCTGATCGGCTGTTCGGCTGGCTTCGTCAACGTTCCCCGCATCAAGGGCAGTCATAACGCAGTTCTGTCGGGCATTCTTGCCGCCGACAAGATTGCGGAAGCATTGGCCGCTGGTCGTGCCAATGATGAGCCGATTGAAATCGAAAACAGCTGGCGTAACAGCGCTATCGGCAAGGATCTCAAGAAGGTCCGCAATGTGAAGCCGCTCTGGTCGAAGCTCGGAACGGTTATGGGTGTTGCTCTCGGTGGTCTTGATATGTGGACCAATCAGCTGTTTGGCTTCTCATTCTTTGGTACGCTGAAGCATGGGAAGAACGATGCGCAAAGCCTTGAGCCAGCAGCAAAGCACAAGAAGATCGATTATCCGAAGCCGGATGGTGTGCTGACCTTTGATCGTCTTTCGTCAGTGTTTCTTTCGAACACCAACCATGACGAAAACGAGCCTGTGCATCTGCAGGTAGCTGACATGAAGCTGCAGCAGACATCAGAGCATGATGTCTTTGCAGGTCCATCGACGCGCTACTGCCCTGCAGGCGTTTATGAATGGGTGGATGCTGACGGCAATTCCGCGGCTGATCCGCAGGCCAAGGATGTTCGCTTTGTGATCAACGCGCAGAATTGCGTGCATTGCAAAACTTGCGATATCAAGGACCCGAACCAGAACATCAACTGGGTTCCGCCACAAGGCGGCGAAGGACCGGTTTACGTAAACATGTAA